A region from the Parcubacteria group bacterium genome encodes:
- a CDS encoding response regulator, with translation MSEKKAKNVIVVDDEESVMELIGGYLKTIGFRLFTFTDPKEALAFIIDTEEEIHLLVTDYNMPKTNGTILMQEMRVMSPGLKTVCISGRQRDEIDGVEEFDGFLEKPFLLSKLRSLIENLLQ, from the coding sequence ATGTCTGAAAAGAAAGCGAAAAATGTCATCGTGGTTGATGATGAAGAGTCCGTGATGGAGCTGATCGGAGGTTACTTGAAAACGATCGGTTTCCGATTATTCACCTTCACGGATCCGAAAGAGGCGTTGGCTTTTATAATCGACACAGAGGAAGAGATTCATCTCCTCGTGACGGATTATAACATGCCAAAAACCAACGGAACCATATTGATGCAGGAGATGAGGGTTATGTCTCCGGGTCTCAAGACTGTCTGTATTTCTGGTCGGCAACGAGACGAAATTGACGGAGTGGAGGAGTTTGACGGTTTTTTGGAAAAACCGTTCTTGCTGAGCAAGCTCAGATCACTGATCGAAAATTTGCTTCAGTAA